The proteins below are encoded in one region of Syntrophotalea carbinolica DSM 2380:
- a CDS encoding aldehyde dehydrogenase family protein, protein MPKTIDQMVRAAQIALKTFSTFNQEQVDKVTEAMCQAGVDASTRLAEMAVEETGLGKLEDKIVKNHFGSQVVYDNMKGKKSVGILEDEDGILQIAEPFGIIAGVTPTTNPTATTMFKCLSAIKGRNVIILAFHPRAQQCSTEAARVLLEAAVAAGAPADCIQWIEEPSIEATNALMTHPDIHMVIATGGGAMVKAAYSSGHPALGVGPGNVPVYIEKTANLNMAVGDVIASKTFDYGTLCLTEQSVIFDDSEVASRALALFKEKGAYLCSMEEKAQLEEIMFDKQRGVVAAQVVGQSPQTIAQLAGFSVPDAVNLLLVPLSAIGSEDWMSHEKLSPVLGWYTADGKDEAIDAAVRQLEFGGAGHTAVVFSGNEEVLNEYAVKVPAGRVIFNQPSMHGVVGLYSAMTPSFTLGCGARGGNITAENITFKNLLNIKRAARRLEPEPAEN, encoded by the coding sequence ATGCCAAAAACAATCGACCAGATGGTCCGGGCTGCCCAGATAGCCCTGAAGACCTTCAGCACTTTCAATCAGGAGCAGGTGGACAAGGTTACAGAAGCCATGTGCCAGGCGGGGGTGGATGCCTCCACCAGATTGGCGGAAATGGCCGTAGAGGAAACCGGTCTCGGCAAGCTGGAGGACAAGATTGTCAAGAATCACTTCGGCAGTCAGGTCGTCTACGACAACATGAAAGGCAAAAAATCCGTCGGCATTCTGGAGGATGAAGACGGCATCCTGCAGATTGCCGAGCCATTCGGCATCATCGCCGGGGTCACTCCCACCACCAATCCGACGGCAACTACCATGTTCAAATGCCTCTCCGCCATCAAGGGCCGCAACGTCATCATCCTGGCGTTCCACCCCCGGGCCCAGCAGTGCAGTACCGAAGCAGCCCGGGTATTGCTTGAGGCGGCGGTGGCGGCCGGTGCACCGGCCGACTGCATCCAATGGATCGAGGAGCCGTCCATCGAAGCGACCAATGCCCTGATGACCCATCCGGACATCCATATGGTTATTGCCACCGGCGGGGGGGCGATGGTCAAGGCAGCCTATAGCTCCGGACATCCGGCCCTCGGTGTCGGTCCCGGCAACGTACCCGTGTATATCGAAAAGACCGCCAATCTGAACATGGCGGTCGGCGATGTCATCGCTTCGAAAACCTTCGACTACGGCACCTTGTGTCTTACCGAACAATCGGTGATTTTCGACGATTCCGAGGTCGCTTCCCGCGCTTTGGCACTGTTCAAAGAAAAGGGGGCGTATCTCTGTTCCATGGAGGAAAAAGCCCAACTGGAAGAGATCATGTTCGACAAGCAGCGTGGGGTTGTCGCCGCCCAGGTGGTCGGACAGTCGCCGCAGACCATCGCCCAATTGGCCGGGTTCAGTGTGCCCGACGCGGTGAACCTGCTGCTGGTACCGTTGTCCGCTATCGGTTCGGAGGACTGGATGAGCCATGAAAAGCTTTCCCCGGTGCTCGGCTGGTATACCGCCGACGGCAAGGATGAAGCCATCGATGCCGCGGTCAGGCAACTTGAATTCGGCGGCGCCGGACATACGGCGGTGGTCTTTTCCGGCAACGAAGAGGTTCTTAACGAATATGCCGTCAAGGTGCCAGCCGGCCGGGTGATTTTCAACCAACCTTCCATGCACGGAGTGGTTGGCCTTTACAGCGCCATGACCCCGTCTTTTACCCTCGGTTGCGGTGCCCGCGGCGGCAACATCACCGCCGAAAATATCACCTTCAAAAACCTGCTCAATATCAAGCGGGCCGCCAGGCGGTTGGAACCGGAGCCTGCGGAAAACTAG
- a CDS encoding YeeE/YedE thiosulfate transporter family protein, whose amino-acid sequence MKQNDQGSWNPYLAGSLTGIVSVLSVWVAGKYFGASTSFVRTAGMIEKLFAPERVEKMDYFIQKAPVIEWQWMFVVGIFVGALIAAFTSGSFRLQAVPDMWAAHFGAQTTGKRAVVAFIGGIILMFGARLAGGCPSGHGLSGTMQLSVSGYIALVCFFAGGLFVARQLYKGGANS is encoded by the coding sequence ATGAAACAGAATGATCAGGGCAGTTGGAACCCCTACCTTGCGGGATCGCTGACGGGGATCGTCAGTGTTCTTTCCGTGTGGGTGGCCGGCAAGTATTTCGGAGCCTCGACCTCGTTCGTGCGAACCGCCGGAATGATTGAAAAACTGTTTGCTCCTGAGCGGGTAGAGAAAATGGATTACTTTATCCAAAAGGCACCTGTCATCGAATGGCAGTGGATGTTCGTTGTCGGGATTTTTGTCGGTGCCCTGATTGCGGCCTTTACTTCCGGCTCTTTCCGGTTACAGGCCGTACCGGATATGTGGGCCGCACATTTCGGAGCCCAAACCACCGGCAAACGGGCCGTTGTGGCGTTTATCGGCGGCATTATTCTCATGTTCGGCGCCCGACTGGCCGGCGGTTGTCCCAGCGGACACGGCTTAAGCGGCACCATGCAGCTGTCCGTCAGCGGTTATATTGCGCTGGTATGTTTCTTTGCCGGCGGGCTTTTCGTTGCGCGACAACTTTACAAGGGAGGTGCCAACTCATGA
- a CDS encoding acyl-CoA thioesterase, whose protein sequence is MNLYFRLLWMILRLWLKPRRADLMESFRRPFRVLPTDCDFNLHLTNGRYFSLLDIARVEHLARMKLIGPLLKRRWLPVLNATEMTFIRPIAPLHKFDIVTRIVTWDDKYLYMEQRFESPGILHAVSLARAAFVCKRELVPPALIAELAGYTGEAPPRPDIVEGWHALLKDKKEHFTPK, encoded by the coding sequence ATGAATCTCTACTTTCGCCTGCTGTGGATGATCCTGCGCCTGTGGCTGAAACCACGCAGGGCGGATCTGATGGAATCCTTCCGCCGCCCGTTCCGGGTATTGCCCACCGATTGCGACTTTAACCTGCATCTGACCAACGGACGTTATTTCAGCCTGCTCGATATCGCACGCGTAGAGCATCTGGCGCGCATGAAACTCATCGGGCCCTTGCTGAAGCGGCGCTGGCTGCCGGTCCTCAATGCCACGGAAATGACCTTTATCCGTCCCATCGCGCCACTGCACAAATTCGATATCGTCACCCGCATCGTTACCTGGGACGACAAATACCTGTACATGGAGCAGCGTTTCGAGTCCCCCGGCATCCTGCACGCCGTATCCCTGGCGCGCGCCGCCTTTGTCTGCAAGCGTGAACTGGTGCCGCCGGCCCTGATTGCGGAGTTGGCCGGTTATACAGGGGAAGCCCCGCCCCGGCCCGATATCGTGGAAGGCTGGCATGCGTTGCTCAAGGACAAAAAGGAACACTTTACGCCAAAGTAA
- the pta gene encoding phosphate acetyltransferase: MDVISQIKQKARGCMQTIVLPESYDDRMLLAADQATREGLARIVLLGDPESVASRAASVGADLNGVELVAPAASSCLRDYVEQLVELRRHKGLTEDAACKQLLALDNLFFAAMMVRKGDADGAVAGAFNSTGDVLRAALQVVGTAEGIRTVSSVMLMVTTNPDLGVNGTLLFADCVVNPRPDARALAEIAVTTARSCRSLLGVEARVAMLSFSTQGSADHEEVDKVRQAVEIARSLAPDELIDGEMQLDAAIAPSVAGKKAPDSLVAGHANTLVFPDLNAGNIGYKLTERIAGARAAGLMVQGLARPVNDMSRGCTVEDIVSTVAMTAVQACG; this comes from the coding sequence ATGGACGTTATATCTCAGATCAAGCAAAAGGCCCGTGGTTGCATGCAAACCATCGTGTTGCCGGAAAGTTATGATGACCGCATGTTGCTGGCGGCCGACCAGGCCACCCGGGAAGGACTGGCTCGCATTGTGCTGCTGGGAGATCCCGAATCCGTGGCGTCCAGGGCCGCGAGTGTCGGTGCCGACCTGAACGGGGTGGAACTGGTGGCGCCTGCCGCCAGTTCCTGTTTGCGGGACTATGTCGAGCAACTGGTGGAACTGCGCCGGCACAAGGGACTGACGGAGGATGCCGCCTGCAAGCAATTGCTGGCCCTGGATAATCTGTTTTTCGCGGCCATGATGGTGCGCAAAGGCGATGCCGACGGTGCGGTGGCAGGGGCCTTCAACAGTACCGGCGATGTGTTGCGTGCGGCATTGCAGGTGGTCGGTACCGCCGAAGGTATCCGAACCGTATCGTCGGTGATGCTGATGGTGACAACGAATCCCGATCTCGGTGTAAACGGTACCCTGCTGTTTGCCGACTGTGTGGTCAACCCCAGGCCCGATGCACGGGCGCTGGCGGAAATCGCCGTGACCACCGCTCGCAGTTGTCGGAGCCTGCTCGGTGTGGAGGCGCGGGTGGCAATGCTGTCGTTTTCCACCCAGGGTAGTGCCGATCACGAGGAGGTGGACAAGGTGCGCCAGGCCGTGGAAATCGCCCGCAGCCTGGCGCCGGATGAACTCATTGACGGTGAAATGCAACTCGATGCCGCCATCGCTCCGAGTGTCGCCGGCAAGAAGGCCCCGGATTCCCTCGTGGCCGGTCACGCCAATACCCTGGTTTTTCCGGACCTCAATGCCGGCAACATCGGTTACAAGCTGACCGAACGCATCGCCGGGGCGCGGGCGGCCGGACTGATGGTGCAGGGACTGGCCAGGCCGGTCAACGACATGTCCCGCGGCTGTACCGTGGAGGACATTGTCAGCACCGTGGCCATGACTGCCGTGCAGGCTTGCGGATAA
- a CDS encoding sigma-54-dependent transcriptional regulator yields MAPVCDNLPVLLVDDEPNILFSSRTILRSAGIRDVETCDDSRLVMSLLGSRNFGVIILDLFMPHISGQELLFDICRKYPHIPVLIMTASDELELAVQCMKAGAHDYLVKPVDKTRFVTSVQRTLELCSLRNEVHLLKEQLLSDQLEHPEVFSPIITGSKKMTSIFRYMEVISCSRQPILITGETGTGKELFATAIHQLSGLSGKLVCVNVAGLDDNLFSDTLFGHERGAFTGAERARAGLISQAAGGTLFLDEIGDLREASQVKLLRLLQEGEYYPIGSDVPRKSDTRVVVATNKNLQQMMGKELFRSDLYYRLCAHHVHIPPLRERTEDIPFLLDYFITRAAREFKKKAPAPNPELSRLLGSYAFPGNVRELQAMVYDAVARHQSGVLSMDSFKSIICREQAEQAPPSDQDRPDAEGLRNLFGRFPTLKEMNNVLVTAAMDLAKGNQGVASTLLGISRQALNQRLKRQAPAGDS; encoded by the coding sequence ATGGCGCCTGTTTGTGACAACCTGCCGGTTCTGCTGGTCGACGATGAGCCCAACATTCTTTTCAGTTCCCGCACCATTTTGCGCAGTGCCGGTATCCGCGATGTCGAAACCTGCGACGACAGTCGCCTGGTCATGTCGCTATTGGGCAGCCGCAACTTCGGCGTCATTATTCTCGACCTGTTCATGCCGCACATCTCGGGTCAGGAACTGCTCTTCGACATCTGTCGCAAGTATCCCCATATCCCGGTTCTTATCATGACCGCCAGCGATGAGCTGGAGCTGGCGGTGCAATGCATGAAAGCGGGCGCTCACGATTACCTGGTCAAACCGGTCGATAAAACCCGCTTCGTTACCAGTGTTCAGCGCACCCTGGAATTATGCAGTCTGCGTAACGAGGTGCACCTGCTTAAGGAGCAGTTGCTTTCCGACCAGCTCGAACACCCCGAAGTGTTTTCTCCGATTATTACCGGCAGCAAGAAGATGACCAGTATCTTTCGTTACATGGAGGTCATCTCCTGCTCCCGCCAGCCGATTCTCATTACCGGCGAAACCGGTACCGGCAAGGAACTGTTTGCCACCGCCATTCACCAACTCAGCGGCCTGTCCGGCAAACTGGTGTGCGTTAACGTCGCAGGACTGGACGACAATCTGTTCTCCGATACCCTGTTCGGCCACGAACGCGGTGCTTTTACCGGTGCCGAGCGTGCGCGGGCCGGGTTGATTTCCCAGGCCGCCGGCGGGACATTGTTCCTGGACGAAATCGGCGATCTCAGGGAAGCTTCCCAGGTCAAGCTGCTGCGCCTGCTGCAGGAGGGGGAATACTACCCCATCGGTTCCGACGTGCCGCGCAAGAGCGATACCCGAGTGGTGGTTGCCACCAACAAGAACCTGCAGCAGATGATGGGCAAGGAGCTGTTTCGCAGCGATCTGTATTACCGTCTCTGCGCTCACCATGTGCATATTCCGCCGTTGCGCGAACGGACAGAGGACATTCCCTTTCTGCTCGACTATTTCATCACCAGGGCGGCCAGGGAATTCAAAAAAAAGGCCCCGGCGCCCAATCCGGAACTGTCGCGCCTTCTCGGCAGCTATGCCTTTCCCGGCAACGTGCGGGAACTGCAGGCCATGGTCTACGATGCCGTGGCCCGGCATCAGTCCGGTGTGCTCTCCATGGACAGCTTCAAAAGCATCATCTGCCGCGAGCAGGCGGAACAGGCTCCTCCCTCGGACCAGGACCGGCCCGATGCCGAAGGGCTGCGCAACCTCTTCGGCCGATTCCCCACCCTCAAGGAAATGAACAATGTACTGGTTACGGCCGCTATGGATCTGGCCAAGGGCAACCAGGGCGTTGCTTCCACCCTGCTGGGCATCTCCCGTCAGGCTCTCAATCAGCGCCTCAAGCGGCAGGCTCCGGCCGGCGACAGCTGA
- a CDS encoding PAS domain-containing sensor histidine kinase, whose protein sequence is MARFEDPQDTIKSILRPGNVSAGEALPTDPGLFDNMIRLLPDPIFFKNLDGSYQRCNAAFEQLLGKERAEIVDKTDYDLFLPSIAHVNRHNDICLLNAGLPSHRYETSIVSRNGRRREVIIQIALITIEGGPTGIFGIIKDITERRRAETALRERKDLLHRITDNMLDLVSEADQHGFFRYLSPSHGMVLGFAPEELVGTWLYDLMHPDDLERMRITFRDTLPALKIVRAEFRYRHADGHYLWLETIAKCTTDELNRVNGAVFASRDVTERVRAEKALRNNEEQLRRITDHMPALVSAADLDGLFTYLSPSHRGILGFDYEALIGTCLWDWMHPDDMERMRKAFQVTLPEKKRVHEEFRYRHVDGHYIWLETVAKCTMEGLRVTGSIFASRDITERRRAEIALREVNQTLQATIQASPLAIFVLNREGCIQLWNPAARQMFGWTEEEVKGKYYRLAPDYLDLEFRQNLARMNRGEKFHGQETKRRCKDGTLLDISFSTAPLYDQKGRIIGTVGILEDITERKRTEVALRESEELFRQIFEQNEDPAFLFDPDTLAILDANAVAVRLYGYSKKALRAGGLNLIMKPVVLTSFARKLVKEQAGLADDAPWRHVSPLNTIASSGKEVMASFRGRLLRSRGQVYFYGTFRDITEKLRIRKERSEMQAKLIQANKMTAIGTLASGIAHEINNPNNYLLANAQFLEEAWPDIQHTLQEHADSDPDLTIGGLPVQEALKDIPQLLQSLIEGSRRIKNIVTSLKDFSRQDDESTRRPVDINRVINAALVILANKIKKSTDLFNCTLSAGLPPIMGHSQKIEQVIINLLINALQALPHRQAGVSLTTSLQESPRSVVIKIRDQGTGIPEEIRGRILDPFFTTKHKTGGTGLGLSICYAIINDHKGSIDFASEAGAGTTVTVVLPVL, encoded by the coding sequence ATGGCCCGATTCGAAGATCCACAAGACACCATAAAAAGCATTCTCCGGCCGGGAAATGTCTCCGCCGGCGAGGCTTTGCCCACCGACCCCGGACTATTCGACAATATGATCCGTCTGCTGCCGGATCCGATTTTTTTTAAGAACCTGGACGGTAGCTATCAGCGCTGCAATGCCGCCTTTGAGCAGTTGCTCGGCAAAGAACGGGCGGAAATCGTCGATAAAACCGACTACGATCTGTTTTTGCCTTCTATCGCGCATGTCAACCGGCATAACGATATCTGTCTTTTGAACGCAGGTCTCCCTTCCCATCGCTACGAAACCAGTATTGTCAGCCGGAATGGCAGGCGGCGGGAGGTCATCATCCAGATTGCGCTAATAACCATTGAGGGCGGGCCGACGGGTATCTTCGGCATCATCAAGGACATCACCGAGCGTAGACGCGCCGAAACCGCCCTGCGGGAGCGCAAAGACCTGCTGCATCGTATTACCGACAACATGCTTGACCTGGTCAGCGAAGCCGATCAGCATGGCTTTTTTCGTTATCTCTCCCCTTCTCACGGGATGGTTTTGGGCTTTGCGCCGGAAGAGTTGGTCGGTACCTGGCTTTACGATCTCATGCATCCGGACGATCTGGAACGCATGCGGATAACCTTTCGGGATACCTTGCCGGCGCTGAAAATCGTTCGGGCGGAATTTCGCTATCGCCATGCCGACGGGCACTACCTGTGGTTGGAGACCATCGCCAAATGCACCACCGATGAACTGAACCGGGTTAACGGGGCGGTGTTTGCCAGTCGCGATGTCACGGAACGGGTCCGGGCGGAAAAAGCCCTGCGCAACAACGAAGAGCAGTTGCGGCGCATCACAGACCATATGCCCGCTCTGGTCAGTGCTGCCGACCTGGACGGTCTTTTCACCTATCTCAGCCCTTCGCATCGAGGTATCCTGGGCTTCGATTATGAAGCGCTTATCGGTACCTGCCTTTGGGACTGGATGCATCCCGACGATATGGAGCGCATGCGCAAGGCTTTTCAGGTCACCCTCCCCGAAAAGAAAAGGGTGCATGAAGAGTTTCGCTATCGCCATGTCGATGGCCATTACATATGGTTGGAAACCGTGGCCAAATGCACCATGGAAGGTTTGCGTGTCACCGGTTCAATCTTCGCCAGCCGCGACATCACCGAGCGCCGTCGGGCCGAGATCGCCCTGCGGGAAGTCAATCAGACCCTGCAGGCTACCATCCAGGCTTCCCCGCTGGCGATTTTCGTCCTTAACCGGGAGGGATGTATCCAGCTCTGGAACCCGGCTGCGCGCCAAATGTTCGGCTGGACCGAGGAGGAGGTAAAGGGGAAATACTATCGGCTGGCTCCCGACTATCTCGATCTGGAGTTCAGGCAGAACCTGGCGCGCATGAACCGGGGGGAGAAGTTTCACGGCCAGGAAACCAAGCGCCGGTGCAAGGACGGGACCCTGCTCGATATCAGCTTTTCCACCGCCCCGCTTTACGATCAGAAGGGCAGGATTATCGGCACCGTCGGCATTCTGGAGGATATTACCGAGCGCAAACGTACGGAAGTCGCCCTGCGGGAAAGCGAGGAGTTATTCCGGCAGATATTCGAGCAGAATGAAGACCCGGCGTTTCTGTTCGATCCCGATACGCTGGCCATCCTCGATGCCAATGCCGTAGCGGTGCGCCTCTACGGTTACAGCAAAAAGGCGTTGCGTGCCGGAGGGCTTAATCTGATCATGAAACCGGTGGTACTGACATCCTTTGCCCGGAAACTCGTGAAGGAACAGGCCGGTCTCGCGGACGACGCACCCTGGCGGCACGTATCGCCCCTGAATACCATCGCCAGCAGTGGCAAGGAGGTCATGGCTTCGTTCCGCGGTAGGTTACTGCGTTCCAGGGGACAGGTGTATTTTTACGGAACTTTCCGTGATATCACCGAAAAGCTTCGCATTCGCAAGGAGCGCAGCGAAATGCAGGCCAAGCTGATTCAGGCCAACAAGATGACCGCCATCGGCACCCTCGCTTCGGGGATCGCTCACGAAATCAACAATCCGAACAACTATCTGCTCGCCAACGCCCAGTTTCTGGAGGAAGCCTGGCCCGATATCCAGCATACATTGCAGGAACATGCCGATAGCGACCCCGATCTGACCATCGGCGGCTTGCCCGTGCAGGAAGCTCTCAAGGATATTCCGCAGTTGTTGCAGAGTCTTATCGAGGGCTCCCGGCGCATCAAGAATATCGTCACCAGCTTGAAGGATTTTTCCCGGCAGGATGATGAGTCGACCCGGAGGCCCGTCGATATCAACCGGGTGATCAATGCCGCATTGGTGATTCTGGCCAATAAAATCAAGAAGAGCACCGATCTTTTCAACTGCACCCTCTCCGCAGGGCTGCCGCCGATCATGGGACACTCCCAGAAGATCGAACAGGTCATCATCAACCTGCTCATCAACGCCCTGCAGGCGCTGCCGCATCGGCAGGCGGGCGTTTCTCTCACTACTTCCCTCCAGGAATCGCCTCGTAGCGTGGTCATCAAAATTCGCGATCAGGGCACCGGTATACCCGAGGAAATTCGCGGCCGCATTCTCGATCCGTTTTTCACCACCAAGCATAAGACCGGCGGTACTGGCCTCGGCCTGTCGATCTGCTATGCCATCATCAACGATCACAAAGGTAGCATCGATTTCGCTTCCGAAGCCGGAGCGGGGACCACGGTTACCGTTGTCCTGCCGGTTCTCTGA
- a CDS encoding aldehyde ferredoxin oxidoreductase C-terminal domain-containing protein: MDKIIRVNMTDLKVVTETVPAEWVTLGGRALTSTVVAAEIPPTCHPLGPNNKLVFAPGMLSGTPAANSGRMSLGSKSPLTGGIKESNSGGTTAQQFARMGIKALIIEGHPQEDKWYHLHITMEGVTIEEETETVGWQNFAVIEAMEKRYGDKIGVMSIGVPGEKRMRAANISVKDPDHKIRSHGRGGMGAVMGAKRIKCITVDSQGAGKVPIVDSDKFKKGARAFAKAILDHPITGQGLPTYGTNILVNVLNEAGGLPTKNFRYGQYDRHDNISGETMHDIIVSRNGHPKHGCHAGCIIQCSQVYNDAEGNYLTSGFEYETIWGLGAHCLIDDMDQIAECDSIMDDIGIDSIEGVVTMGVVMEAGVIPWGDGKGAIRLLREEVGRGTALGHIIGNGAGSVGDAYGLTRVAVVKNQSIPAYDPRAVKGIGITYATSPMGADHTAGYAVATNVLKCGGFVDPLSKEGQVELSRNLQIATTAVDSTGMCIFVAFPGLDLPEVFPALTDMIGARFGVDIDPGSFIEMGKEILKLEHAFNLAAGFSNAADRLPEFFEYDPLPPHNVVWDFTPEEIDAFWNF, from the coding sequence ATGGACAAAATTATTCGGGTGAATATGACGGACCTGAAAGTCGTCACCGAGACCGTTCCGGCCGAGTGGGTAACTTTGGGTGGTCGCGCTCTGACCAGTACGGTAGTTGCCGCCGAAATCCCGCCAACCTGCCATCCGCTGGGACCCAACAACAAACTGGTGTTTGCGCCCGGTATGCTTTCCGGCACGCCGGCAGCCAACTCGGGCCGCATGTCCCTGGGGAGCAAAAGCCCCCTTACCGGAGGCATCAAGGAATCGAATTCGGGCGGCACCACCGCCCAACAATTTGCCCGGATGGGCATCAAGGCGCTGATCATCGAAGGTCATCCCCAGGAAGACAAATGGTATCACCTGCACATCACCATGGAGGGAGTAACCATCGAAGAAGAGACGGAAACGGTGGGATGGCAGAATTTTGCCGTCATCGAAGCCATGGAAAAGCGTTACGGCGACAAGATTGGGGTGATGTCCATCGGCGTACCGGGCGAAAAACGGATGCGCGCCGCCAACATTTCGGTCAAGGATCCGGATCATAAGATCCGCAGTCATGGTCGCGGAGGCATGGGCGCGGTCATGGGCGCCAAACGCATCAAATGCATCACCGTTGACAGCCAGGGAGCAGGGAAAGTACCTATCGTCGATAGCGATAAATTCAAAAAGGGAGCGCGTGCTTTTGCCAAAGCGATACTCGATCATCCGATAACAGGCCAGGGGCTGCCGACTTACGGCACCAACATTCTGGTCAACGTCCTTAACGAAGCCGGCGGCCTACCGACCAAGAATTTTCGCTACGGGCAATACGACAGACACGACAACATCTCCGGCGAAACCATGCACGACATCATCGTCTCCCGTAACGGTCATCCCAAGCATGGCTGCCACGCGGGCTGCATCATCCAGTGTTCGCAAGTGTACAACGATGCGGAGGGCAACTATCTGACCTCGGGGTTTGAGTACGAAACCATCTGGGGACTGGGCGCCCACTGCCTGATCGACGACATGGACCAGATCGCCGAATGCGACAGCATCATGGATGACATCGGCATCGATTCCATCGAAGGTGTCGTAACTATGGGCGTGGTCATGGAGGCGGGCGTCATTCCCTGGGGTGATGGAAAAGGAGCCATCCGCCTGCTAAGGGAGGAAGTCGGTCGGGGCACCGCCCTGGGGCACATCATCGGTAACGGGGCAGGGTCGGTAGGCGACGCTTACGGCCTGACGCGGGTAGCAGTAGTCAAGAATCAGAGTATCCCGGCTTACGACCCTCGCGCGGTCAAGGGAATCGGCATCACCTACGCAACCTCCCCAATGGGAGCCGACCATACCGCCGGTTACGCCGTGGCCACCAATGTTCTGAAATGCGGCGGCTTCGTCGATCCCCTGAGCAAAGAAGGCCAGGTGGAGTTATCCCGCAACCTGCAGATCGCCACAACGGCAGTGGACAGCACCGGCATGTGCATCTTCGTAGCCTTTCCTGGGCTTGATCTTCCCGAGGTTTTTCCCGCCCTGACCGACATGATCGGAGCTCGTTTCGGAGTCGACATCGATCCTGGAAGTTTTATCGAAATGGGCAAAGAGATTTTGAAACTGGAACATGCCTTCAATCTGGCTGCCGGCTTCAGCAATGCGGCTGACCGCCTACCCGAGTTTTTCGAGTATGATCCCCTGCCGCCCCACAACGTGGTGTGGGATTTCACTCCCGAAGAGATCGACGCCTTCTGGAATTTTTGA
- the buk gene encoding butyrate kinase: protein MSTQTNYRILAINPGSTSTKVALFENDTLLLQETLRYDTHELADFAHVPEQYAFRRDTLLQWLEKHGIGVTSLDAVVGRGGLFGPLESGTYAVNQAMLVEMRAVGPREHASNLGVLMAEEIAGLAGVSAFTVDPVTVDELDDLARFSGLAGIERHSIAHALNIKAVARRAAADHGARYEDLNLVIAHLGGGVSVTAHRQGRMVDVSGALDAGPFSPERSGTLPLLDVIELCFEGGCSKKEIRKKLIGQGGLVSYLGTNSAIEVGRRIAAGDEKALQVARAMAYQIAKEIGAMATVLEGEVDAIVLTGGVAHWSELVEWINTRIGFIAPVWTYPGEDEMLALALGALRVLCGEETAREYAPR from the coding sequence ATGTCAACACAAACCAATTATCGGATTCTCGCCATCAATCCAGGATCCACATCGACCAAGGTCGCCCTGTTCGAGAACGACACCCTGCTGTTGCAGGAGACCCTGCGTTACGACACGCACGAGCTGGCTGACTTCGCCCACGTACCTGAGCAGTATGCCTTTCGGCGCGACACGCTGCTGCAGTGGCTTGAAAAACACGGCATCGGTGTCACAAGCCTCGATGCCGTGGTCGGCCGGGGCGGGCTTTTCGGGCCTCTCGAAAGCGGTACTTACGCCGTCAACCAGGCCATGCTGGTGGAAATGCGGGCCGTTGGTCCCCGGGAACATGCCTCCAACCTGGGGGTGCTGATGGCCGAAGAGATCGCCGGTCTCGCCGGCGTGTCCGCCTTTACCGTCGACCCGGTGACCGTCGATGAACTGGACGATCTGGCCCGTTTTTCCGGTCTTGCGGGTATCGAACGGCACAGCATCGCCCATGCCCTGAACATCAAGGCGGTGGCGCGTCGGGCCGCTGCCGATCATGGTGCCCGCTACGAAGATCTCAATCTGGTCATCGCCCATCTCGGCGGGGGCGTCTCCGTCACCGCCCATCGGCAAGGTCGCATGGTGGACGTCAGCGGAGCGCTCGATGCAGGACCATTTTCCCCGGAGCGCAGCGGTACCTTGCCGCTGCTCGATGTGATCGAACTCTGTTTCGAAGGCGGCTGCAGCAAAAAGGAGATCAGAAAAAAGCTGATCGGGCAGGGGGGGCTGGTTTCCTATCTGGGGACCAATTCGGCCATCGAGGTCGGCCGGCGCATTGCCGCCGGGGACGAAAAGGCTCTGCAGGTGGCACGGGCCATGGCCTATCAGATCGCCAAGGAAATCGGCGCCATGGCGACGGTGCTGGAGGGCGAGGTGGATGCCATCGTCCTTACCGGCGGGGTGGCGCACTGGAGCGAACTGGTCGAATGGATAAATACCAGGATCGGTTTCATCGCTCCGGTGTGGACCTATCCGGGGGAAGACGAGATGCTCGCCCTTGCCTTGGGCGCACTGCGTGTGCTTTGCGGGGAAGAAACCGCCCGGGAGTATGCCCCGCGTTGA